CCCACAGTTCAAAGAAAGTCCGGTAATTGGGTTAAATATCAAACTCCCTAAACTTGGATTGATTCCAATTAACTTGCATCGTCCCATACCAAGTGGATTTGTAGTTAAGCAAATACGGATAATTAATAAAGCGGATATTTGGTATGCCTCCATCAATATTCAGTGCGATGTGAATGTTCCCGATCCGATACCGCATGGTCATCCCATTGGAGTAGATGTCGGGCTTGAAAAGTTTTTGGCAACTAGTGACGGTGTTCTTGTAAAGTCGCCTAAATTCCTGAAAGTTATGCAAAGCAAGCTGAAATTGCTGCAAAGCAGACTTTCCAGAAAAAAGAAGCGCTCTAAAAATTACCAGAAGCAGCGCATTAAAGTTGCTAGACTTCACCACACAATTGATAACACTCGCAAAGATTTCCACTTTAAACAAGCTCATGCTCTTTGTGATGCTGGTGATATGGTCTTTATGGAAGACTTGGATTACCGGACTCTGGCAAAAGGGATGCTTGGCAAACAGATGCTTGATGCGGGGTTTGGACAATTCCGAACCATTAGCAAGTATGTCTCTTGGAAGCGTGGTAAATTCTTCGGTGAAGTTAGCGCAAGAGGAACATCGATTGAGTGTCCTGAGTGCGGTGCGGAAGTTAGAAAAGATTTGAGCGTTAGAGTACATCATTGTCATAGCTGTAACTACACAACTGATCGTGATGTTGCTAGTGGTCAAGTAATCAGAAATAGAGGAATAGAACTAATTAGTACGGCGGGACACGTCGGAATCCAAAACGCCTATGCAGACGGTTTGCCGGGGACTGGGGAAACTCAATCTAGGTCAAAGTCGAAACCCCGCAAGGGAGTAACTAGGAAAACTAAGAAATAATTCTTAGAAGCTCCGAGGCTTTAGCCCGGAGTCATGTCACTAAATATATTAGTTGGATTGGAATATTGTGATAAGGGTATCATGCCAAATAGTAATTTCTTGAATAGTCTGATTGATTTTATCTGTATCACTGCTGATTGTTTCTAAATTCAATAGACAATTTACTAAGAATCTAACTAAATCAGTCAATCTCAAAGCATTATCAAATGCTAGATTTGGCATAATTTTTTCAATAAGATATATTGATTCTTTAATAATATTCTCTATTCTTGGGCTTTGACTTTCTTGTAATAAAGATTGTATTGTTTGTAAATTGTTAACTAAATTATCTAAATTCGCTTGAGCTTC
This Nostoc sp. 'Peltigera membranacea cyanobiont' N6 DNA region includes the following protein-coding sequences:
- a CDS encoding RNA-guided endonuclease InsQ/TnpB family protein, which produces MLTMNYRYRIYPNITQEQSLFEWIDVCRVAYNYGLREIKDWCNSRKCLVDRCSISHEYIMAADSPFPSEVKQLNALPNAKKVFPRLGEVPSQVLQQAIKQLHRGWEGFQKIGHGFPRFKKYGQFKSLLFPQFKESPVIGLNIKLPKLGLIPINLHRPIPSGFVVKQIRIINKADIWYASINIQCDVNVPDPIPHGHPIGVDVGLEKFLATSDGVLVKSPKFLKVMQSKLKLLQSRLSRKKKRSKNYQKQRIKVARLHHTIDNTRKDFHFKQAHALCDAGDMVFMEDLDYRTLAKGMLGKQMLDAGFGQFRTISKYVSWKRGKFFGEVSARGTSIECPECGAEVRKDLSVRVHHCHSCNYTTDRDVASGQVIRNRGIELISTAGHVGIQNAYADGLPGTGETQSRSKSKPRKGVTRKTKK